The Paraburkholderia sp. PREW-6R genomic interval CAGCACCGCGGCTACGATGCCGCCGAACAGCGCATGTTTGAGAGAAGGCTGCCCGACCGGCATCACCATGTAAATGGAAGTCAGCACGAAAATCTCACCGGCGAGGCCAAGCAGATACAGCACGATGCGCGAGAGGCCCTGCAACGAGACGTACGTGCCGAACAGATCGAAGCCCTTGGCGCCGACCGCCTCCAGTCCACTCGACACGATGGTCACGATCAGAATGCCGATTCCGAGAAACAGGATGTAGCAGTAGGGCAGCATCGCCGAGAGCAGATAGTGCCGCCGGCGAACCACTACGCGATGGACGAAGATCAGGGACATCGCGTTTTCCAGCACCGTGAACGCGAGCGAACTGAAGAAGATCATGGTCAGCAGCAGCACCCAGCCAATCACGGCCCGATGAGCGAGGAAATTGGCGAGTTCGTGCACCAGTGCCGACGACTGCCCCGGCACGAGCCATTGCAGCAGATGTCCAAGCGCCGCCAGCAACGCTTGCTGAGGCACCAGATGCGACAGCGCGATGACGATCAGGATCATCAGCGGCACGATTGAAAGAAGCGCGTAGTAAGCCACCGCGCCGGCGAGCAGCAAACCCTGATTCGCGCGAAACGCCTTCAGCGTCTGAAGAAGAAACGTACCGGGATGCTTCGCTACATAGAGCGCGCGCTGATCGATGATGATTTGCATAATGTCTCGCGAAACGCGCTTCGCGGTGGCGGGCGCATGCATCGCATGACAAGCAAGAACGCCGCCAAGGACTTTTACGCCAGTCGTCACGCGCGAAACCGACGAGGCCGAATGCCGCCCACCCGCGCGAAGACTATGCCGCACAACACAGCAGCGGGAACATGACTTGCTCCACAAATGGCGCGACATATGGCGGATAGCGGCTTGTCCAGCTGCCTGCCTTCGCAAGCTTGGCAACAACGTAGCAACTTTACCTGGTGAGCCGGTCGAGCGCTCCTTTTCGCGCGCTCGTCATCCTGGGGTTCGGCAAGCGGGTCCATCGGAAGTCCGTCGGAAAAACATTGAACATGGCGTCTGATATTGCCAATGCAACGGACCTCGTCATCGCGCGTCCGGAAGGCTTGTACTGCCCGCCGGGCGATTTCTACATCGACCCATGGCGGCCGGTCGAGCGCGCAGTGATCACGCATGCGCACTCCGATCATGCGCGTTTCGGGCATCAGCACTATCTCGCATCACAGGCGGGTGCCAACGTGCTTTTATCGCGCCTGCCAGGCATCACGCTGCAAACGCTGCGTTACGGCGAACGGCTCGCGATCAATGGGACGGTCGTGTCGCTGCATCCCGCCGGGCACGTGCTCGGCTCTTCGCAAGTACGGATCGAGCACGCGGGGCGCGTGTGGGTTGCCTCGGGCGACTACAAGCTCGATGCCGATCCGACCTGCGACCCGTTCGAGCCGGTGCGCTGCGATACGTTCATCACCGAATCGACATTCGGTCTGCCGATTTACCGCTGGGACCCGCCGCACACTGTGTTCGACGGTGTGGACTCGTGGTGGCGTCATAACGCCGCCGAGGGCCGTGCTTCAGTGCTGTTCTGCTATTCGTTCGGCAAGGCGCAGCGCGTGCTGGCGAGCGTGGACGCGGCCATTGGTCCGATCTTCTGTCACGGCGCGGTCGAGCCGCTGAACCTCGCCTATCGGGAAGCCGGCGTGGCGCTGCCGCCGGTGCGCCCCGTCAGCGAAATTGCGTTGAAAGACAAGGCGGCGTTTCGTGAGGCGCTGATCGTCGCGCCGCCGTCCGCCCAGGGCAGCGCGTGGATGCGGCGTTTCGGCGACTACAGCGATGCATTCGCGTCCGGCTGGATGCGCCTGCGCGGCGCACGGCGCAGGCGTGGCGTGGATCGCGGTTTCGTGCTGTCCGATCATGCGGACTGGCCGAGCCTGCAAACCGCGATCCAAGCCACCGGAGCGGCTCGCGTGATCGTCACGCATGGTTCGGTCGAACCGATGGTGCGCTGGCTAAGGGAGCAGGGATTGCAGGCCGGCGCATTTGAAACACAATACGGTGATGACACGGTCGAGGCCGACGCCGCCGGCGGCGAGGAAAACACGGCCCTCGTGCCCGTCACGGCGAGCGACGCATGAAGCGTTTCGCGGCTCTCTACACGGCGCTCGACGCCACCACGTCCACGCATGACAAGCTGGAAGCGCTGACCAGTTACTTCGCCGCTGCCGAGCCGGAAGACGCCGCATGGGCGTCGTATTTCCTCGCAGGCGGCAAGCCGCGGCAGTCGGTACCGACGCGCCTGCTCACCGACATTGCGCGAGAGCGCGCAGGTTTGCCCGCGTGGCTTTTCGAGGAGTCCTATCATGCGGTCGGCGATCTCGCGGAGACCATCGCGCATATTCTGCCGCCTGCGCAACGCACGTCGGAACTCGGTCTGACGCAGTGGATCGAGCAACGGGTGTTGACGTTGCGGGGCGTCGCGCCAGAAGAGTTGCGCACGCGCTTGCTCAGCTATTGGGACGAGCTCGACTGGAGCGGCCGATTTCTGCTGACGAAGCTGATTGGCGGAGGTTT includes:
- a CDS encoding YihY/virulence factor BrkB family protein, with product MQIIIDQRALYVAKHPGTFLLQTLKAFRANQGLLLAGAVAYYALLSIVPLMILIVIALSHLVPQQALLAALGHLLQWLVPGQSSALVHELANFLAHRAVIGWVLLLTMIFFSSLAFTVLENAMSLIFVHRVVVRRRHYLLSAMLPYCYILFLGIGILIVTIVSSGLEAVGAKGFDLFGTYVSLQGLSRIVLYLLGLAGEIFVLTSIYMVMPVGQPSLKHALFGGIVAAVLWEITRHVLVWYFATLSQVSVVYGSLTMAIVILFSLEWLATLLLFGAQVISQYERFGLEPTRAPQPQIKTG
- a CDS encoding ligase-associated DNA damage response exonuclease, which codes for MASDIANATDLVIARPEGLYCPPGDFYIDPWRPVERAVITHAHSDHARFGHQHYLASQAGANVLLSRLPGITLQTLRYGERLAINGTVVSLHPAGHVLGSSQVRIEHAGRVWVASGDYKLDADPTCDPFEPVRCDTFITESTFGLPIYRWDPPHTVFDGVDSWWRHNAAEGRASVLFCYSFGKAQRVLASVDAAIGPIFCHGAVEPLNLAYREAGVALPPVRPVSEIALKDKAAFREALIVAPPSAQGSAWMRRFGDYSDAFASGWMRLRGARRRRGVDRGFVLSDHADWPSLQTAIQATGAARVIVTHGSVEPMVRWLREQGLQAGAFETQYGDDTVEADAAGGEENTALVPVTASDA